The genomic interval GGGGCTGCATTCCTACCAACTAACGCAAAACAAGAAACCCAACAAGCTCTGGATGAGAGCAGATCCATATCCGAACATGCCATCGCAGTGTTAGTGCTTTTAAATAAGACACTGCCAATCCACAAGGCAGCAAATCCATCCGACCCCATCGTCGCACTGGCGAGTTTCACATCCACAGAAGATCCGTGGACCACAGCAGACAGCTTCGCGAACGCGACTGCAGCGCTGCAGTTGTACAGCCAGGCGACTGGATCAGAGAATGAAGCCGCACTCCGATCCACCCTCCAGCAGATCCTTAAAGAGAAGATCCGGCCTCTTTTCACCCGGACCAGAAACCCCGCCATCACCGGCGCTGGCCGCAGGAATTTCCATCCCGTGCCGCTGGCTCGCTTCGATGCGAGCATtttggacgaggaagccagGCCGTGGAAGGGTAGTGATCTCTACGCGAGTGCGGTTCTGGAATGGATCATGGCGCAGTATCCTGTATGCATTTCATGCAACCCACACAGATTTATTCCTCTTGACTCGCTCGCTAATATTTTGATACAGGTGACTGATCAAACATATATCGAAGCAGATTTCCCGTTTCTAGTGCCAACGATTCTGGCTTTGATAGACGACACAAGCCTCCCATTCAAAACAAAAGGATGTCATCTTCTCACTCAACTTCTGTCCCCAATCCGAGAAAACAAATCCGATATTCTTCGACGAACAAACCTCGCCTCTGTCTTCGAAGACGCCGTCACGCCATGTCTCCTGTCTCTACCCACCATCACACCAGAAGACATATCCCTCAAACTCCTGGGCGCAGCGTACCCAGCATTACGGGCACTATTTCAAACCGCCTACAGCCCCGAAACAAATAATGAAGCATACACAACGCACATGACGAAAATCCTTCGCGCGAATCTCATCTCCTCATTTCACCACATCAGCTCTTCAACACCAACTTCCGTcgctaccaccacctccgcctcatTCCCGTACCCCCGTCTGTCCACTTTTCTGATGGAACAGGTCGCCGTCTGGGTAACTGAACTGCGCATCCACACAACAAAATACCTCCAAGACCTCGTACCCATCCTTTACACGACGCTCTCAAATCCCTTCGGCGCAGCGCACCcacccctcctcctcgccgcagCAAATGCCACAAGAGCAGTGGTTCTCAACGCGCACCCGCGCATCTGGCGCTGGCGCGGAGAGATCCTCGGCGGGCTGTGCGCGTGCTGGTTGCATGTtctcgaggaagagagggaacagaagaagaagatcaattCTCTGGATGAATTAAAGCGTGCGCTGCAGGGTGCAGCATTCTTGCTTAAATATGCTTTGCAGAATCCTATCGCTGGAGCCGATACCTCTGTCGATGAAGAGCAGAAACAGGCACAGGAGAGTGTCGAGAAGGAGTTGCAGGCACTGGTTGATGCGGATGCAGAATTAGGGGATCTGCTTTATGCTGATGTTGGCAgcgcgggagatgatgagaGGTCATGAGGGTGTACAGATAGAAATGTATTGTGCATCGGGGTATCATTCAGTCATTACTCATTAATTGCCAATCATAAAACCACAAATCATAATATCATAACCTCGTAAATTCAAACACCAACCCTCTGCTTGAAAAGACTCTTCCCACGCAGCCACTGCCGGTAGCGCTTAtacctcttcttctcatAATCCTCCCCGACGACAGTCAACCCATCCTGCGAGACGCGTAGGAACTCCGCATAATCAGCCATATTCTCCTCGGCGTTCGCCTCAAGCGCGGACTCCTCGACATTCGTCTTATCGGCATactcgagcagatcgaggTTGGGCTTATGCTCGCGCAGAGAGGCGGCGGTCATTTCGTCTTCGGAGGTGATGACGAGCGGGACTTTGAGCGGGTGGTTGATGTAGCGCTCGtattcttctgcttcggtgGCTGTGACGGATGGGTTTAATGAGTCCGAGACGAGTTGGCCGAGAGTCCACTGTGCGATTTGGGCTTTGCTTGGTGTGGAGGGGGGTGCGTCGATGGGCGGGATGCGGGATGGTGGCAGGTCTTGGTATGATGGTTCTTTGATTATCCCTGTTGCTGGGGGAAGTTTCTCTGCTGAAGGGGGCTCGGGGATTGGGGTTGTGGACAGGGCATTGCGGCTGTCGGACGGTTCTTGGATCTTGACGCTTCGCGTTGATGGACGGTCACGGGGAAGTTGGTCTGGTGGAATTCGCTGGACAAAGGGGCTGGGGTCGGTTGTGCCGAGTCCTGGACGGGGAGGAGGGATGTAGCGGAGAGTCGAGGTCATTTTGTAGGAGAAGATCTTGGAGAGGCTTGACAGGGCGAGAGGGCGATAGTATTCGAGCCAGTAGTCGTCAAAATGGGACAGTGATTCTCTTGGACGGGATGGAAGGGGCGgcatttccttctccttcaagtTCTCGGGCGTATACCAGGAAATGTAGTTTGGTCGTTTTTTTTCCAGATAGGATCGCGGGTCGGCGTGATGCAGGTAATAATCCGTCGAAAGATCCCACAGCATCGGAGAACCCTGCGCGTAGATGTAGTTGCCCAGAAACAGGTTGTATGCCTCCTGGCGTTGAGCGTCAAGGAACGAATTATTGTAGTACCGCTTGAAGCTCTCTACCATATCCCGGGAATGGCTGCTCCACTGATTGATTTTGCGGTATGTCGCCATGGTATTGACCAGATGTGAGCCGCCGTattggatggcgatggtgtcTCCGTGGTCGTGCCACATGTTTGTGAACAGATTGATGGCATCAGTGTCGTACTCCACCGTCGTCCCATCGATCACGCCGAGAGCATGAAGCTGGTAGCCGAGGGCCCGCTTTCCAATGACAAACTGTGCGGCGTTGGTTCGGTCGAGGCAATCAATGCAATTCGTTCTTGCGACGCCATTTTGAACCCGCAAGCCAGATTCGGCATCACTGCCGTTTTTGAAGAAGCCAGTGGTCGGCATGATGTCTCCTGCGATCCCCTCCAACGTCGCGATGACATCTTGATCACGGCTCTTAGCTGCACGGCTCATATCCCAGGCCTTGTAGATGAGCTTCTTGTCCGAAGGAAGAAACTGATTTAAATAAGTGACGGCGTTGGTAAactccttgagcagcttcgATTCTCTCGGTGTTCGCTCTCGAGATTTCACCAGATTCAAAACATAGATGGGAGCTCCGTATCTTTCAAACAAATTATCAAAATGCAAGGCGGCCGCAGAGTAGAAGGGGTCAACCAGATTGAGTTCAATATCTGGCTTGGGGGACACGCCGGTGTTCTCCTGAGTCCAATAGAGAGGAATGCTCCCACGGTGTTGAACATATGAAGTGTAGTGCGGGTTGGCGTGGAGGATTGGACCCGCAGAGTGGAAGGATGTTGTCGTCTGCTCCGAGACAATTTGTTCGGTCTCCACATCGTTGGCCACGTATCCCAAATCATTCGCACCGCGTTTCAGAAAACGTGCTCCCGCAAAGAACCGGGAGCGTCGCGCGATGATGGCAATGTAGACCGTCCGTCCAAACACGCTCATCTTGCTCTGGTCCACATAGCCatggatgatggggagaCACCATTCGTAGGGATTTTTGAGACTGGCCGCAGCAGGACCCAAAAGGTGATGATTCCAGATAAACATGGTGCTGTAATCTGGCGGCAAGCGTTTGGGTAGTCCATCCTGATGACCTTTGCGTTCCCGGCAGATGTTCTGCTGCAGCGTGCGGGTGATATTGTAGGAATAACTGAAGTAGAAAGACCGACTGAGGTCGAGATAGTTCAGGATGGTAATATAGCGAGCCTCCTCGGAGTGTTTCTCCGTCTTGGTCCAAGACGAGTCCGCCGCCGTTAGCGAGATGAGTTCCGTCCCATCAACCTGATAGACATTGTGGCCACCCAGCATGGCTACCTGGCTCCGCTTGGTGACGAGGAGCATGTAATAGGCTCCCGTGAACCGGATGAAGCCGAGCAGGGCCCACGCACTGCATCTCTGGACCAATCCACCCGAGCTCTTGTTCCCATCATCGATGGCGTCCAGCAACtgcaccatctccttcttggtgtAGACCATATCATCCTCCGTGATGCTCAGCTCGCCCGAGTCCGAAGTCCGATCGATCTTGAGGATGCGAAAGCGCGTCTCCGCCATATTGATGCCGACCATGTAGAACCGGGTTGCGGTCTCGTAGAGCGTGAATTTGTGCATGCGGCTGatcccctcatcctcattgtTATCCAGTCCCGATCGGAACTTCTGCGCTGACGTGGGCGAGGACTCGCGCTCGAAGGAGGTGGCTACACGAggctcttcatcctcgccatcgccctcgtcgtcggcggcctggTTGTTTGAGAGTAGGTTGAACGATAAGGGAGGGAACTCGGGCGTGATCAAGGCATCTGCGGCTAGCCCAACGCCTTCATTCAGGCCTTGCTGCGAGCCATTTGTGGAGGCCCGATCGGAGGAGACTTTCCCAGCAATCGGGTCCGGGTTGTTGTCGACCGCAGCGGGATCCTCGGACACGGGGCCAACGAGGGACGCATCGTCGAAGCTTTCCATGGTGGACGAGGGAGTGTCGAACGCGAAGTGACGCTTTTCCCCACATGTCTAACTAAATGTATACTTCCGATGACTAACCTGACAAGCTTGACGCGTCTTCCTCAATATATACGCACGCATCCTCCCATACTTAGATGTACAATCAAACCCTCCGAATCATTCACACCTTGGACTgccgcttctccagcgcctttTTCCTTGTCCTTAACGCCTTCGTCTCCTCCTGTAGCGCCAATCCCATCATGATCTCCtcactcccaccaccaacaacatGAACTCTTGCGTCGCGACTAATCTGCTCGATCCTGGCCCCCTTGCCAGCCTTGTTATATCCAGCTCCGCCGAGAATCTGC from Penicillium psychrofluorescens genome assembly, chromosome: 5 carries:
- a CDS encoding uncharacterized protein (ID:PFLUO_007523-T1.cds;~source:funannotate), producing MPLGNLRQLWQEVSSTDNTGESLRLVRAFLEAREVRPLSDDDEQALNHVYEWISAAALPSPVFAVTFDEAADITDETQQALDESRSISEHAIAVLVLLNKTLPIHKAANPSDPIVALASFTSTEDPWTTADSFANATAALQLYSQATGSENEAALRSTLQQILKEKIRPLFTRTRNPAITGAGRRNFHPVPLARFDASILDEEARPWKGSDLYASAVLEWIMAQYPVTDQTYIEADFPFLVPTILALIDDTSLPFKTKGCHLLTQLLSPIRENKSDILRRTNLASVFEDAVTPCLLSLPTITPEDISLKLLGAAYPALRALFQTAYSPETNNEAYTTHMTKILRANLISSFHHISSSTPTSVATTTSASFPYPRLSTFLMEQVAVWVTELRIHTTKYLQDLVPILYTTLSNPFGAAHPPLLLAAANATRAVVLNAHPRIWRWRGEILGGLCACWLHVLEEEREQKKKINSLDELKRALQGAAFLLKYALQNPIAGADTSVDEEQKQAQESVEKELQALVDADAELGDLLYADVGSAGDDERS
- a CDS encoding uncharacterized protein (ID:PFLUO_007524-T1.cds;~source:funannotate), coding for MESFDDASLVGPVSEDPAAVDNNPDPIAGKVSSDRASTNGSQQGLNEGVGLAADALITPEFPPLSFNLLSNNQAADDEGDGEDEEPRVATSFERESSPTSAQKFRSGLDNNEDEGISRMHKFTLYETATRFYMVGINMAETRFRILKIDRTSDSGELSITEDDMVYTKKEMVQLLDAIDDGNKSSGGLVQRCSAWALLGFIRFTGAYYMLLVTKRSQVAMLGGHNVYQVDGTELISLTAADSSWTKTEKHSEEARYITILNYLDLSRSFYFSYSYNITRTLQQNICRERKGHQDGLPKRLPPDYSTMFIWNHHLLGPAAASLKNPYEWCLPIIHGYVDQSKMSVFGRTVYIAIIARRSRFFAGARFLKRGANDLGYVANDVETEQIVSEQTTTSFHSAGPILHANPHYTSYVQHRGSIPLYWTQENTGVSPKPDIELNLVDPFYSAAALHFDNLFERYGAPIYVLNLVKSRERTPRESKLLKEFTNAVTYLNQFLPSDKKLIYKAWDMSRAAKSRDQDVIATLEGIAGDIMPTTGFFKNGSDAESGLRVQNGVARTNCIDCLDRTNAAQFVIGKRALGYQLHALGVIDGTTVEYDTDAINLFTNMWHDHGDTIAIQYGGSHLVNTMATYRKINQWSSHSRDMVESFKRYYNNSFLDAQRQEAYNLFLGNYIYAQGSPMLWDLSTDYYLHHADPRSYLEKKRPNYISWYTPENLKEKEMPPLPSRPRESLSHFDDYWLEYYRPLALSSLSKIFSYKMTSTLRYIPPPRPGLGTTDPSPFVQRIPPDQLPRDRPSTRSVKIQEPSDSRNALSTTPIPEPPSAEKLPPATGIIKEPSYQDLPPSRIPPIDAPPSTPSKAQIAQWTLGQLVSDSLNPSVTATEAEEYERYINHPLKVPLVITSEDEMTAASLREHKPNLDLLEYADKTNVEESALEANAEENMADYAEFLRVSQDGLTVVGEDYEKKRYKRYRQWLRGKSLFKQRVGV